Genomic DNA from Podospora pseudoanserina strain CBS 124.78 chromosome 4, whole genome shotgun sequence:
ctcgaggaggaggcgggttCTTCCCACCATGGGTCTCGTGGTGCTGCCCTTAGGTATGGCGCTGATGACAAGGCCCCGCTGGAGGCTGTCGACGACTCTCTTTCGTCTAGTGATTCGGATGATGAGCCGCCCGAGGCTACTGGCCAGATCAAGGTGGCCATGTTTAGGGTGATTGCGTCGggcgagatcaagaaggggGAGTATTCTCCTCAGTTTGATGCTCACGACGactcggaagaggagggcaagggaaATAACAATGGGGTCGATGCCGATGTTGAGCACACGACTAGTTTCGCGAAGCCCAAGACACTTGATCCGAAGACTATTAGTACTCAGACCGTGACCGGTATCGACGGGCCGGATAAGCCTTTTGCGGTCTTCACTTTCTTTTACAGAGGCGAACGTGAGTATTTGGCTGTTCTGACTTGTATGGTCGTGGCGCTGACGCTGAAACAGGTCAACTACAAAAGATGGGAGTCCTCGCCCCTCCAAAGCCCCAAGTCACTTCGCCCAACCTCAAGAGACGCTCTGGCCAGCTCGATTTCTCTGGCCTTGGGCCCTTGAAGACAAGCGGCACTGTGGGCTTTTCCGCGTTCCGGGACAGGGACTCTCAATCAGCAAGACGGAAGAAGTCGAGGACGAAGAGCAACGGGGGTATGAGCATAGATGCCGAcagcgatgacgatgacgacgacgaggacttGAGCGAGCAGATCCTGGGCAAGATGGAGGATGTTGACACCAAGTATGACAAGTCAAAGTTGGGCCCGGAGGACGCCAAGTTTACGGGCGAGCTGGCGGATGGTGTAAACAGGATCAGGGTATGTTTTTCCCACTCTGTTGCATTTTCCTTTCTTGAATTATACTGACTTATTCTCCGCAAAATAGCTCAAGAGAGCCCACTCGGCCGAACCAGACGCCGCCTCAAGCCCCAGCAAATCACCCAACACGGGAGCCGCAACCCCTCCGGACGGAACTGGTGTTGGTTCTGCTGCCGCTGGTAGCATGCCTACGGGGTTGGCGGCCATGTTTGGGAAGAGTCTGCCGGATGACACGAATATTATTGGGAGCccgatgaagaaggcgaggccTAGTCTGGGGGATATCGGGGAGTTAAaagggggctgggggggagtggaAGCCCAGGGACGACAAGCGGAGCAGGGTTCACGTCTGCGCTCGGTGATATACTCGCCAAGGCTGAGGCTGCTCAGGCAAGCAAGGGTCAAACGGGGGTTGTGGCGGGGCAGGTAGcgcagccgccgccgatgttgatggaggaggaggaggagctttgAGTGGATATGAGCGTTTGTGGTTGTAAGCGAGTGTGTGTACGTTCTGTCTGCGTGAGGGGTGGGGACAAACTAGGAAAGGGAAAACAAGATATAAAAGAAGACGACCCAGCGAATCTCAGTTTGTTCTTGAGAGCATATATTACGACAGttgggtgtgtgtgatgaAGTGGAAGGAAATTGAAAATACatgagggggggtgggggaagggggagaggaggtgggggggaggttgacgtTATATCACAAACTGATTAGGAGATATTATCTTGAGATAAGAATAAGCGGATATTGCAAGGACAGGAGTTTGGGAGGGTTGCTATGCTATGCTGGGAAATTgctttgatggtggtggtggttggttggtcgAGGTGTGtatgttttgggggggaaggcaTAGcggttttttcttttcttgcggtttggggatttgggaaggggttgggcTGATAAATGGGGAGGGAATTGGGTTTATGTAGAGTagtttgttgtgtgtgtaaAAGAGAATATcaagggggggttgaatgTCATTGGTGATGTAGCTACTCGTGATGTGTGAAAGATATGCTGGCTCTCATGACTAGAAACTTTGATTAATTTGGAACTCGACACCATCTTGTAAGCACAGAGGCTTGCTATCCGGGAGAGGTGTTTCAACCTCTTGTATCAAGAAAGGTTGAGGACCGGAGACtaggaagggaaggaagcGAGTGAGATTCCTGAAGCATGATCAAGAGTGCTGTAATTAGTTTTACGAGGGCCTTGATGGGTGCTTGAGCTTGACCAGGCCGATGTACCATGGGCCTGAACACCTCATCCAGGACGATTCCAAAATCAGCAATACAGGTATGGCTCTGGCCGTTGGGCTGCACAAGAGAACAATGTCACGGCCAGGCAAAGCGAACAAGACATGGAAGTGTGGAAAAATTTGGTATATTATTACCCATGGTGTAGCACACGAGCGGGAGAGCATCGAACTTGCCCAACACCCACACGCCAatccagcccaccaccagcaagtGAAAAATTCCAACCCGCAGGGATGAAGCCCAAGAAAACAAGCAAATGGACACCCCCTTCCGCCTTGAAAAACCAAGGCTGACTTGGATGTCCACCCCACGTGAGTGAAGGGTTTCACAAGCTGATGAATGGGCCGGCCCAATGCGgcggttggttgttgggctGGTTCGATTGCCTCTttcctccaaaacccaactCCTGCCTTGCTCAAAGTCCCAATCCAAACCGGCGGTGTCAAGATGCCGAAGTATATGCGATCTAATGATCCAATTGTTAGCGCTCCTGTTTTGAATGTGAAAACAGTGAAGTGTGTAGTGTGTGTTGGGTATAATGTCAGACTGTTGAGTTTGATGATTTTTTTTAATCAACATGATTTATTCTGTTGGCCGTTCTTAAGAGCAGTTTTTGTCATCATGGTAAatggtgtttgtttgttgcaAAGGCAAAGGAAACAGGGTGCTGTCTTACCATTCAAGATGCGGGTGCgtgaaaagaaaggaaagagagaggaagaaagtgTCTCCAAAAAAATTGGAGTGGAAATTTATATCCAATGGAAAAGTGCAGACGGGGGGGaccggggaggaggggtgacCAAGCTTAatcctcttttttttttctcggtCGGTGCCTGATCGATAAGGCTGTCAGATTCACTTTGTGAGTGACACAGGAAACCCCACTTTTGAACTTGGGCtgcggcgggtggtgggactgggctcctgctgctggctgggtGCCTGGTTCGAAAGTGATCTTCTGATatctccttcccccttcgTGAGGAACTTGccgccctttttttttttcttttactcgCCAACTACATTATCACAAAAAAATCACAAGGTTGAAGCCTGCTGCGAAGCAATCTAATACCGGCAAGATGGCTTGTAAGTTTTATACCGAGTTCCCCTCTGGAAATATGACAAGGCTGTGTTGTGTGCGCGCGCAAAaggagagctggaggaggggttgggaaaTCGAAGATGTTCGGGTTACCCCGCCATCGCGCtatcgaggaggagagggcggatGTGTTTGCGATGCCCTCCTCTTTGCGCGCGCAAACTTGTTTACGGATTTAAATGAAGCAAAAGCTAACAAAATGGTAAACAGTCGATTTCCAGGGAATTGCTAGTGagtttccaccaccaccagagcTCCAATGAAGCCTGTTACATACGATCGCGAGAAGAGAAGCTAACGCGCGCTGTTTTTGTGTTCCCCCCGCAACAGCGCAGTTCGTCACCCACTACTACACCACCTTTGATACCGACCGCAAGGCCCTGGCTGGTCTCTACGTATGTTCTCGATCGAGCGAGCTGTTGGGGGAATTGGTGACTAATGGAGTAAACAGAGAGAGAACTCCATGTTGACCTTTGAGTCTTCGCAAGCCCTCGGTACCGCCAACATTGCTGAGAAGCTCACCGTAAGAGATGCTCTGATTACGCGACACGATGAGGACGGTCGTTGACTCAATTTGTTACAGAACCTCCCATTCCAGAAGGTTAAGCACCACTTCGACACTGCTGATGCCCAGCCCACCGCCACTGGTGGTATTGTGATCTTGGTCACCGGCCAGCTCTTGGTATGCTTCAAACATGATATGTAGAAGCGAGGCTGAATACTGATACGAATTTCTCACACaggttgacgaggaggccaaCCCTCTCAAGTTCTCCCAGGCTTTCCAGCTCGTTCAGGATCCTCAGGGCCAGTGGTTCGTTTTCAACGATATCTTCAAGCTCGTTTTCGGTTAAGCGGTTGCGACGAGTATAATGGAGCGATATTTACACCACTTAGACGGAGCCGTGAGCATATCATAGCCAAATACACCAAAAACACGTGAAGATACCAGAAATTGAAGCGGCGGCATCTGAACGTTTGCTGTGGGCGGCGTCTGGAGATGGACTGACGggaaagagggaggggacttTGATTTTTTCGCCAGCATTAAGCAGCAGTAGCTACACCTTGGGGTTAATTAAACCTTTTAAACGTCAAGAGGTGAATTCGCATTGATGGAGCTATGCCGCGCAACCTCTTGAGCCTCATGGCCAGGTAGGTACGTCAGCAGGGGACCTCGGAAATCGGGTGCCTGTTTGGCGGCCACTTATTAAAAGCTGGCCATTTGGTCTGGTCTGCGAAAAGGATTTTGTCAGTTGGCTCGCTGTCAGGGCTAGCATTCCTCACAGAAAACGCTGTGGAGTAAATACCAacacccaaaccaaacaGCACACCACTATTTCATCAATACCTCTGAAGAATAGAAGCTCCCTCCGTCTCCGTTCtcaacagaaaaagaagaagaagcggcaGCATTGCACCGATCCCTGTCAGGCCTGCTGTAACCAGTGTTACAGCCACAGATTATCCAATCAGCGCTTGCGGAACCTCACCATTAGCCCCACTTTGGACCTCTTCTTGCGTACCGGGAATCCGAAAAGACCAACGGTGTGTGTGTCAGTGCTTTCGCTTCAGAAAGTGTGAAGGAGTTTGTTACGTACGACAAtagctctctctctctctctttctagCTctactacctacctaccattAGAACACTGGCTCACTCCCTCTGCTAGACAGACAAAGGAGAGCAGttttcccccccctcaacgaCCGAACAAACGCGATCAACGAAGCCACGTTTTAATTATCCCATCGATCTTTCTTCTGGATTGAGGCGCAATCGAACGAGTCGTCAATTGTTGCCGTCGCCCGTCGCAACACGAATCCACTaccaccgccagcagcgACGAAGGGCATAGATACCTTCTCAGGAGGCATAACCAACTGCACGATTTGTATCGACAGGAAAAGGGATAGGCGCATTAAAAAAGACAGGACAAGAATAGTTCGTGAATAGCTACTGCAACTACCCGccaaagcaagcaagctACCGAGCTTCGAACCGCGAAGAAGCACCactatccaccaccacaatcctcaacatcaccacccggTGATCCAACAGCCGTCAAAATGACCCTAAAAGAAGAATTCCAAACCCGCAACTTCAGTCcgtccctttcccctccgCCTTATCCCCTCTTTCCCCAATTTACtgaccctcccccccccgtGTAGGCATCTACGGCCAATGGCTAGGAATACTCTCCATGATCCTCTGCTTcgccctcggcctctccaacatgatctcctccatcttctccctcaacatcgtcatcatcgccttctccatcctcgccatggTTTTCTCCTTTGTTATCCTCTTTGTCGaagtccccctcctcctccgcatctgtcctacttcctcctcctttgaCGCGGCAATCCGCAAGATCTCGACAAACTACATGCGTGCGGGCGCGTACGGGGTTATGGCGCTGGTGATCTGGCTGAGTTGCATCAGCACCCGGACGAGCTTGATCGCTGCGGCGGtgttcttgaccttgacggGGGCATGTTATGGGTTGGCGGGGGCGAAGGGGCAGGCTTTTGTTGGGAGTAAGACGCTTGGCGGGCAGGGGGTGGCGCAGATGATtgtgtgaggttgttgaaggatgatgggggaggggaagaagctgGCTGGGCCGGAAAGTTCAATATGATTACTAAAGGGGAgttggatgagaagaggggacggggatggtaaagtgatgttgatgaaggAGCCGCTCCTTGTCTTTTATTGTTATTGCTACTACTATCGAGATGCTTAGTTgtgagggaagaagaagaagaagaagaagatggagaagaagacgaagaagaagcagagacACAACCTCAAATATGGATTACTTTTTTCGCTAGgcaaggaaaaaagaaagagggaACCAACGAATATTGGTGTTTTTGGCGCCGGCTTTTTGTTTTcgtgtttttgtttgttgttttgagTTGAGTTGTTTTTTGTACGGTTAGGGTAATACCTTCGCTTTTTTGTTTAGGGTAATGGGGAAGCATTTTTTCCCATTACCTTCTGCCAGGTACTGTGTTTGAAGATGTGATATTTCAGCTGGATC
This window encodes:
- a CDS encoding hypothetical protein (EggNog:ENOG503NV0G), with amino-acid sequence MPCYKGIAVSIHANGAPVPEYGIQKQSRLSRINTYIPVPQPQVNPENNKPEPAKFAISITLLTPGLAIPYSAPKATESNPYPKPQYVGALPSSTGERGKFHGIVAPYIPMTQSENETIAAYIYFDGRAKEEVATLLRPGEETWVNSRWVQVPESEGGGLAEREFLFREVGLERWLNGLDLQGHDAAEKLERRRQKFEKRRRRQKKLEEEAGSSHHGSRGAALRYGADDKAPLEAVDDSLSSSDSDDEPPEATGQIKVAMFRVIASGEIKKGEYSPQFDAHDDSEEEGKGNNNGVDADVEHTTSFAKPKTLDPKTISTQTVTGIDGPDKPFAVFTFFYRGERQLQKMGVLAPPKPQVTSPNLKRRSGQLDFSGLGPLKTSGTVGFSAFRDRDSQSARRKKSRTKSNGGMSIDADSDDDDDDEDLSEQILGKMEDVDTKYDKSKLGPEDAKFTGELADGVNRIRRAHSAEPDAASSPSKSPNTGAATPPDGTGVGSAAAGSMPTGLAAMFGKSLPDDTNIIGSPMKKARPSLGDIGELKGGWGGVEAQGRQAEQGSRLRSVIYSPRLRLLRQARVKRGLWRGR
- the NTF2 gene encoding Nuclear transport factor 2 (COG:U; EggNog:ENOG503P3YM; BUSCO:EOG09265BCT); translation: MAFDFQGIATQFVTHYYTTFDTDRKALAGLYRENSMLTFESSQALGTANIAEKLTNLPFQKVKHHFDTADAQPTATGGIVILVTGQLLVDEEANPLKFSQAFQLVQDPQGQWFVFNDIFKLVFG
- the TVP18 gene encoding Golgi apparatus membrane protein tvp18 (COG:U; EggNog:ENOG503P2YX), giving the protein MTLKEEFQTRNFSIYGQWLGILSMILCFALGLSNMISSIFSLNIVIIAFSILAMVFSFVILFVEVPLLLRICPTSSSFDAAIRKISTNYMRAGAYGVMALVIWLSCISTRTSLIAAAVFLTLTGACYGLAGAKGQAFVGSKTLGGQGVAQMIV